One region of Anabaena sphaerica FACHB-251 genomic DNA includes:
- a CDS encoding cupredoxin domain-containing protein gives MLRGEIHVEVSENESKISEEDKTMIKESQTHAFNSINEQEIIVEQKSQQTIVMVDQGYVPNRIIVKAGKKVKLDFLRGNSSNCLAKVVIPDFGIAADLPLNKLTSIEFTPEKPGEYAFTCGMKMFRGDISVQPADS, from the coding sequence ATGTTACGCGGTGAAATTCATGTAGAGGTTTCAGAAAATGAATCAAAAATTAGTGAGGAAGATAAAACCATGATAAAAGAATCTCAAACTCATGCTTTCAATTCAATTAATGAACAGGAAATCATTGTAGAGCAAAAAAGTCAGCAAACTATAGTTATGGTGGATCAGGGTTATGTCCCTAATCGCATAATTGTTAAAGCTGGGAAAAAAGTTAAACTTGATTTTTTGCGGGGTAATTCTAGTAATTGTTTGGCAAAAGTTGTCATTCCTGATTTTGGTATTGCTGCTGATTTACCACTCAATAAATTAACTTCAATTGAGTTTACACCTGAAAAACCTGGTGAATATGCTTTCACTTGTGGAATGAAGATGTTTCGCGGTGATATTTCTGTTCAACCAGCAGATTCATAA
- a CDS encoding VOC family protein, which translates to MIDVGLTHIALPVSNLEKSIEFYATYAQMQVVHRRVDTNTGVSVVWLTDYTRPFAVVLIETKSVNTSLSPLAHLGVGCKSREAMDVLCDQARQAGVLIDEPKDFGYPVGYWAFLRDPDGHTLELSYGQEIGLTVEQENI; encoded by the coding sequence ATGATTGATGTTGGATTAACTCACATTGCTTTACCTGTATCTAATCTGGAAAAAAGTATTGAGTTTTACGCTACTTATGCTCAAATGCAAGTAGTTCACCGTCGGGTTGATACAAATACCGGAGTTTCTGTTGTTTGGTTAACAGATTATACTCGTCCTTTTGCTGTGGTTTTGATTGAAACTAAGTCAGTAAATACTTCACTTTCTCCCCTTGCACATTTGGGAGTAGGTTGTAAAAGTCGGGAAGCTATGGATGTTTTGTGTGATCAAGCTCGTCAAGCGGGTGTGTTGATAGATGAACCTAAAGATTTTGGTTATCCGGTCGGATATTGGGCGTTTTTACGAGATCCTGATGGTCACACCTTGGAATTATCCTATGGTCAAGAAATTGGTTTGACGGTGGAGCAGGAAAATATTTAG
- a CDS encoding heavy metal translocating P-type ATPase, giving the protein MENATLKLRGMSCASCARSIEDAISSVPGVNECNVNFGAEQATVNYDPRKTDLQTIQDAVDAAGYSAYPLQEQNLMAGEDDEEKRYRQQELQDLQQKVTIGGIISAVLVIGSLPMMTGLNLPFIPSWLHNSWLQLFLTTPVQFWCGYSFYINAGKAFKRHAATMDTLIALGTSAAFFYSLFATLFSNFFIAQGLMPDVYYETAAVVITLILLGRLFENRAKGQTSEAIRKLIGLQAKTARLIRNGREVDVPIEQVEIGDVVLVRPGEKIPVDGEVVDGTSTVDEAMVTGESIPVKKQPGDEVIGATINKTGSFKFRATRVGKDTVLAQIVQLVQQAQGSKAPIQRLADQVTGWFVPAVIAIAILTFILWYNIMGNVTLALITTVGVLIIACPCALGLATPTSVMVGTGKGAENGILIKGAESLEIAHKLQTIVLDKTGTITQGKPTVTDFLTVNGTANGNEIKLIELAASVERNSEHPLAEAVVKYAESQQIPLADVRDFQAIAGSGVQGIVANRFVQIGTQRWMEELGIETAELKNQKERLEYLGKTAVWLAVDGEIKGLIGIADAIKPTSIQAVKALQKLGLEVVMLTGDNRRTAESIAREVGITRVLAEVRPDQKAATVQAIQAEGKIVAMVGDGINDAPALAQADVGIAIGTGTDVAIAASDITLISGDLQGIVTAIQLSRATIRNIRQNLFFAFVYNVAGIPIAAGILFPVFGWLLNPIIAGAAMAFSSVSVVSNALRLRNFQPKF; this is encoded by the coding sequence ATGGAAAATGCCACACTCAAACTGCGCGGGATGAGTTGCGCTTCCTGTGCTAGAAGTATCGAAGATGCTATTAGTTCTGTCCCCGGTGTCAATGAATGTAATGTAAATTTTGGCGCGGAACAAGCAACAGTTAATTATGACCCCAGAAAAACAGATTTACAAACCATTCAAGATGCCGTGGATGCTGCTGGTTATTCTGCTTATCCTCTGCAAGAACAAAATTTAATGGCAGGAGAAGATGATGAAGAAAAAAGATATCGTCAACAAGAATTACAGGATTTACAGCAAAAGGTAACGATAGGTGGCATCATTAGTGCTGTCTTGGTAATTGGTTCATTACCAATGATGACAGGCTTAAATTTACCTTTTATTCCTAGCTGGTTACATAATTCTTGGTTGCAATTATTCTTAACTACTCCTGTACAGTTCTGGTGTGGTTATTCCTTTTATATTAATGCTGGGAAAGCATTCAAACGCCATGCAGCAACGATGGATACTTTAATTGCTTTGGGTACAAGTGCTGCATTTTTCTATTCCCTTTTTGCTACTTTATTTTCTAACTTTTTCATTGCCCAAGGATTAATGCCAGATGTGTATTATGAAACTGCGGCAGTTGTGATTACTTTGATTTTGTTAGGAAGATTATTTGAAAATCGCGCCAAAGGACAAACCTCAGAAGCTATTAGGAAATTAATAGGTTTGCAAGCAAAAACTGCGCGGTTAATTCGTAACGGAAGAGAAGTAGATGTTCCTATTGAACAGGTAGAAATTGGTGATGTAGTTTTGGTGCGTCCAGGGGAAAAAATTCCCGTTGATGGGGAAGTAGTTGACGGGACATCCACCGTTGATGAAGCGATGGTAACAGGGGAAAGTATACCCGTGAAAAAGCAACCAGGGGATGAAGTCATCGGTGCAACTATTAATAAAACTGGCAGTTTTAAATTTCGAGCAACAAGAGTAGGAAAAGATACTGTATTAGCGCAAATTGTGCAGTTAGTACAACAGGCGCAAGGCTCAAAAGCTCCCATTCAAAGATTAGCAGACCAGGTTACAGGATGGTTTGTGCCAGCAGTAATTGCGATCGCTATCCTGACCTTTATCCTCTGGTACAATATCATGGGTAACGTTACCCTAGCATTGATTACCACAGTCGGGGTGTTAATTATTGCTTGTCCTTGTGCGTTGGGTTTAGCCACACCAACCTCAGTGATGGTAGGTACAGGTAAAGGTGCAGAAAACGGTATTCTCATTAAAGGTGCAGAAAGTTTAGAAATAGCACACAAACTGCAAACAATTGTCTTAGATAAAACAGGCACAATTACCCAAGGTAAACCGACAGTTACAGATTTTCTCACAGTTAACGGTACGGCTAACGGCAACGAAATTAAACTTATTGAATTAGCTGCATCTGTAGAACGTAATTCAGAACATCCTTTAGCAGAAGCAGTTGTTAAATATGCCGAATCTCAGCAAATACCATTAGCAGATGTCAGAGATTTTCAAGCTATAGCTGGTAGTGGTGTTCAAGGAATAGTTGCTAACCGTTTCGTGCAAATTGGTACACAAAGATGGATGGAAGAATTAGGGATTGAAACCGCAGAACTCAAAAACCAAAAAGAACGTTTAGAATATTTAGGAAAAACCGCAGTTTGGTTAGCAGTTGATGGTGAAATTAAAGGATTAATTGGGATTGCTGATGCTATTAAACCCACTTCCATCCAAGCGGTAAAAGCATTACAAAAGCTCGGTTTAGAAGTTGTCATGCTGACTGGAGATAACCGCCGCACCGCCGAAAGTATTGCCCGTGAAGTGGGTATTACTAGAGTTTTAGCAGAAGTTAGACCAGATCAAAAAGCTGCCACAGTACAAGCAATACAAGCAGAAGGCAAAATTGTAGCGATGGTGGGTGATGGTATCAATGATGCACCAGCCTTAGCCCAAGCCGATGTGGGAATAGCAATTGGAACAGGTACAGATGTGGCGATCGCTGCTAGTGATATTACTTTAATTTCCGGTGATTTACAAGGGATTGTAACTGCTATTCAACTCAGTCGCGCCACCATTAGAAATATTCGTCAAAATCTGTTTTTTGCTTTTGTTTATAATGTGGCTGGTATTCCTATTGCTGCGGGTATTTTGTTTCCTGTTTTTGGTTGGTTGTTAAATCCAATTATTGCTGGTGCTGCTATGGCTTTTAGTTCGGTTTCTGTGGTTAGTAATGCTCTGCGTTTACGGAATTTTCAGCCTAAATTCTAA